AAAATCTAAAATCATCATTTCACTTGAAGGTTGATAATCCACTAATATAATATTATGACCTAATCCTAATAAGTGATTGGCTAATTCTAAGTGAGGAGTGTTTTTATTTAATATTGTAGCATGATCAAATACATCAACAACTTCTTTATTTACAATCTTTTTTAAATCACCAAAATCGATAACCATACCATATTTTACATTCGTAGGATCGCTTATTGGTGTTCCAATTACAGTAACTGAAAGTTTGTAACTATGACCATGAACATTTTTACATTTCCCGTCATAACCATACAGCGCATGTGCTGTCTCAAAAGTGAATTGCTTTGTAACTCTTATCGTACTCATAATAATGCGCAAAAGTATATAAAATACTAATACACCGCTTTATTTTGTATAAATAATTGACATTAAAAAAGATGAGTGATTACTGTGGCGGTAATCACTCATCATTACAAAAGAATCCCCATTAGGATTTGGTTACATAAAACCTGACAACATAAAAAATGTCTTTCTGTAAAGCTTACTCTTCTAACTCGATGTAAACTTTACTTTTAATTTTAAGTTTTTTACCTTGAATTCTAGCTTGAGAGAAAAACTCTTTAGCTATCTGTTGTTCGTTTAATAATTCTTGAATTCTTCCATTATCATACTCGCAAGCATCATTTTCATTTCCTTCTTTGATAGAAAGACGCTTAATTTTATGGAAGTTAATTTTAGCGTTTAGTACATCATTAATAATTGTTGCCGCTTCCGCTGCTGTAAATACATTATCAATTAAATTGATTTCTTGCTCTGTTTTTACAGTTTCTAATGTTTGTACCATTTTCATATAGGTTTGACTTTTATTTTCTTGGTGTAAAGATCCTACTTCTTTTTAATTAGTTTTTATTTATGTTTTTTATTATTAATATAAACTATTGTTATGACGAGTTTATAATACATAGGTAGAGTGGAATTCCTAAAGTGATATTAAAAGGAAATGTTATTGCTAATGCCATTGGAATGTATAAACTCGGATTTGCTTTTGGGTTAGCTAATTTCATTGCAGCCGGTACAGCAATATAAGATGCACTCGCCGCTAATATTGCAAACAACAGTCTATTTCCTGTTCCTGCAATAAAAAAGCTAGTTACAAAAGCAACTAAACATCCATTAACTATTGGGATAATGATTGAAAATGCGAAAGCAAA
This genomic window from Tenacibaculum sp. 190524A05c contains:
- a CDS encoding 6-carboxytetrahydropterin synthase, with the translated sequence MSTIRVTKQFTFETAHALYGYDGKCKNVHGHSYKLSVTVIGTPISDPTNVKYGMVIDFGDLKKIVNKEVVDVFDHATILNKNTPHLELANHLLGLGHNIILVDYQPSSEMMILDFAAKIKAQLPEGLSLHSLKLQETETCYAEWFASDNL